One Geminocystis sp. M7585_C2015_104 DNA window includes the following coding sequences:
- a CDS encoding iron ABC transporter permease, translating to MISILKSRKTLNWAGILVYLWNLSLGLVALAIALPVLAVASSILADKREVWQHLTETVLKDYILNTLWLMLGVGIGVTVIGVGCAWLVTMCDFWGVNWWQWLLLMPLAAPAYLLAYSYTDMLEYYGPIQTWLRAIFGWESARDYWFPSIRNLGGAIVMLTLVLYPYVYMLARVAFLEQSVCSIEASRSLGCNPWKSFFSVALPLARPSIVAGLALALMETLNDFGTVQYFGVDTFTTGIYRTWINMRERVAAAQLAFCLMVFVLILIVLERISRLQARYYQMGGVIKAYSRYHLNWWRGSLAFIACALPVALGFFIPLVYLIYLTITWEETWSENFWFIAQNSLFLALVTGFVAVVLSLIMAYGKRLFANPFINTSTLIASMGYAIPGSVIAVGILIPLGAVDNAISDWLEENFNVSVGLIFSGTVIALIYGYLVRFFAVSLNTVESSLSKIKPHLDEASRSLGHNPLATLLKIHLPLMRGGVLTAFLLVFVDVMKELPATLVLRPFNFDTLAVRVFQYASDERLADAAAPAIVIILVGLIPVCFLSYRIAKGREDYQQL from the coding sequence ATGATTAGTATTCTCAAATCCCGGAAAACGCTCAATTGGGCGGGGATATTGGTTTATCTTTGGAATTTGTCTCTGGGATTGGTTGCCCTTGCCATTGCCCTGCCAGTATTGGCCGTGGCTAGCAGTATTTTGGCTGACAAGAGGGAGGTTTGGCAACACCTGACGGAAACGGTTTTAAAGGACTATATCCTTAACACTCTCTGGTTGATGTTGGGGGTGGGTATTGGCGTGACTGTCATTGGTGTGGGGTGTGCCTGGCTGGTTACTATGTGTGACTTTTGGGGGGTGAACTGGTGGCAGTGGTTGTTGTTGATGCCTTTGGCAGCCCCCGCCTACCTCCTAGCCTATAGTTATACCGACATGTTGGAATATTACGGCCCAATCCAGACTTGGCTACGGGCCATTTTCGGCTGGGAGAGTGCCCGAGACTACTGGTTTCCCTCTATTCGTAACCTGGGGGGGGCTATAGTCATGTTAACCCTGGTGTTATACCCCTATGTCTATATGTTGGCCAGGGTTGCCTTTTTGGAGCAATCTGTTTGTAGTATAGAAGCTAGTAGGTCCTTGGGATGTAACCCCTGGAAGAGTTTTTTCTCTGTGGCTTTGCCCCTAGCCCGCCCCTCCATTGTCGCTGGCTTGGCACTTGCCCTCATGGAGACTCTCAATGATTTTGGTACTGTTCAATACTTCGGAGTTGATACATTTACCACGGGCATTTATCGCACCTGGATAAATATGAGAGAGAGGGTGGCGGCTGCCCAGTTGGCTTTCTGTTTAATGGTATTTGTTTTAATTCTGATTGTGTTGGAGAGAATATCTCGGCTTCAGGCCCGTTATTATCAGATGGGGGGGGTAATTAAAGCCTATTCTCGTTATCATCTCAATTGGTGGCGTGGTAGTCTAGCATTTATAGCTTGTGCCCTTCCTGTTGCCCTTGGTTTTTTCATCCCCCTGGTTTATCTTATCTATCTCACCATTACTTGGGAGGAAACCTGGAGTGAGAATTTTTGGTTTATTGCCCAAAATAGTCTTTTCTTGGCCCTTGTCACAGGTTTTGTTGCTGTGGTTTTGAGTTTGATTATGGCCTATGGTAAACGTCTTTTTGCTAACCCCTTCATCAACACCTCTACCCTCATTGCCTCCATGGGTTATGCTATTCCCGGTTCAGTTATTGCCGTAGGTATTTTAATCCCTCTGGGGGCCGTTGACAATGCCATTTCTGACTGGCTGGAGGAAAATTTTAATGTTTCTGTGGGGTTAATATTCAGTGGCACGGTTATAGCTTTGATTTATGGCTATTTAGTAAGATTTTTTGCCGTTTCTCTTAATACCGTAGAATCCAGTCTCAGTAAAATTAAACCCCATTTGGACGAAGCCTCTCGCAGTTTAGGCCATAATCCCCTGGCTACCCTATTAAAGATACACTTGCCTCTGATGAGAGGTGGTGTATTGACAGCCTTTCTCCTGGTGTTTGTAGACGTGATGAAGGAATTGCCTGCTACCCTTGTGTTGCGCCCCTTTAATTTTGACACTCTGGCGGTGAGGGTGTTTCAGTATGCCTCCGACGAAAGACTGGCAGACGCCGCCGCGCCCGCTATAGTCATTATCCTAGTGGGCCTAATTCCAGTTTGTTTTCTCAGTTATCGTATTGCCAAAGGCAGAGAAGACTATCAGCAACTTTGA
- a CDS encoding BamA/TamA family outer membrane protein, producing MRIGCVAVNREKNPFLSAFALIKGEKANRKTLIGGLSWQKSLNLTVIPLYVGLTTPPPVLANPPVNSFKLNTDRVMAQTTPGGPENTQETTQPPGEEARVLVAEVVVEGVEGELQDLVYNTIQTRPGRPTTRSRLQEDVNAIFATGFFRNVKVTPEDTPLGVRITYQVQPNPVLSRVEIKTLPEKPQPRAPLLPSEVVQRAFREQYGKIINFKELQNAITELNKWYTDNGYDLAQVIGAPQVQEDGVVTLMVAEGEIAQIKVRFFNADQEEVKGKTRDFIVTREMRLKPGDIFNRRTAQEDLQRIYGLGIFKDVRISFDVAPDPSQVIMNVDIVETGTGSLAAGAGISSVSGFFGTISYQERNLGGNNQTLGAEFQVGERELLFDLSFENPWIAGDPYRTSLTANLFRRRTISLVFDGTETESIRTELQEDRPRVVRTGGGFSISRPLSDDPLSRPEWVLSAGLQYQQVEIQDADGNRAPRSSPKFGRGKLAFNDNGIDELLTFRFTASQDRRNDALNPTSGSLLLLGMEQTLPVTNVVFNRLRASYSYYIPVKFVDFTNGEGPQALAFNIQGGTVLGDLPPYEAFVIGGSNSVRGYGEGDLGNGRSYLQATAEYRFPILPFLGGVLFFDYATTLGSQKAVIGQPAKVRGLKGDGFGYGLGVRVQSPLGPIRIDYGVNDRGDSRIHFGVGERF from the coding sequence ATGAGAATTGGGTGTGTGGCAGTGAATCGGGAAAAGAATCCATTTTTGTCCGCTTTTGCGCTTATTAAAGGTGAAAAAGCCAACAGAAAGACACTAATTGGCGGTTTATCTTGGCAAAAATCTCTGAACCTTACTGTGATACCCCTGTACGTGGGATTGACTACCCCTCCCCCCGTTTTGGCTAATCCCCCAGTAAATTCATTTAAGTTAAATACTGATAGGGTAATGGCTCAAACCACTCCCGGAGGGCCAGAGAATACGCAGGAGACTACGCAACCCCCTGGTGAGGAAGCAAGAGTCCTAGTGGCGGAAGTGGTGGTGGAGGGGGTAGAAGGAGAATTACAGGACTTGGTGTATAATACAATACAAACCCGGCCTGGCCGCCCTACCACCCGTTCTCGACTACAGGAAGATGTGAACGCTATTTTTGCCACCGGTTTCTTTCGTAATGTAAAAGTAACACCGGAGGACACACCCTTGGGGGTGAGAATAACCTACCAAGTACAGCCTAATCCGGTATTGAGTAGGGTGGAAATCAAGACGCTGCCGGAGAAACCCCAACCTCGTGCCCCCCTTTTGCCCTCAGAAGTAGTACAGCGGGCGTTTCGGGAGCAATACGGGAAGATCATAAATTTCAAGGAATTACAAAACGCCATCACCGAGTTGAACAAGTGGTATACCGATAACGGATATGACCTGGCCCAGGTGATAGGGGCGCCTCAGGTGCAGGAAGACGGGGTGGTAACTCTGATGGTGGCGGAAGGGGAAATTGCCCAGATAAAAGTCCGTTTCTTCAATGCTGACCAGGAGGAGGTAAAGGGCAAAACCAGGGATTTTATTGTCACTAGAGAGATGAGGTTAAAACCTGGGGACATTTTCAACAGACGCACAGCACAGGAGGACTTACAACGAATTTACGGCTTAGGGATTTTTAAGGATGTCAGAATCTCCTTCGATGTGGCGCCGGATCCCTCCCAGGTAATTATGAATGTAGACATAGTGGAGACAGGTACTGGCTCTTTGGCGGCTGGTGCCGGGATTAGCTCGGTGAGTGGTTTTTTTGGCACCATTAGCTATCAGGAGCGAAACTTAGGGGGCAACAATCAAACCCTGGGTGCCGAGTTTCAGGTAGGGGAAAGGGAGTTGCTATTCGACTTGAGTTTTGAAAACCCCTGGATTGCGGGCGATCCCTATCGGACTTCCCTTACAGCCAATCTCTTCCGTCGTCGCACCATTTCCCTAGTGTTTGACGGCACGGAAACAGAATCCATCCGCACAGAGTTACAAGAAGACAGGCCCCGGGTAGTACGCACTGGCGGCGGCTTTTCCATCTCTCGCCCTCTTTCTGACGACCCCCTCTCTAGGCCAGAATGGGTGCTTTCTGCTGGTTTACAATATCAACAGGTGGAAATACAAGATGCGGATGGCAATCGTGCCCCCCGCTCCAGTCCTAAGTTTGGCAGAGGCAAGTTGGCTTTTAATGACAACGGTATTGACGAGTTGTTGACCTTCCGTTTTACTGCCTCTCAAGACAGACGAAACGATGCCCTTAACCCTACTAGTGGTAGTTTGTTACTGTTGGGGATGGAACAGACTCTGCCCGTCACCAATGTGGTGTTTAATAGACTAAGGGCCAGTTATAGTTACTATATCCCGGTGAAGTTCGTTGATTTTACCAATGGGGAGGGCCCTCAGGCACTGGCTTTTAACATTCAGGGGGGCACGGTTTTGGGAGATTTACCTCCCTATGAAGCCTTTGTCATTGGTGGTAGCAATTCGGTTAGGGGTTATGGGGAGGGAGATTTGGGCAATGGACGCTCTTACCTCCAGGCTACTGCCGAGTATCGTTTTCCCATTCTTCCTTTCTTGGGGGGAGTATTATTTTTCGACTATGCTACCACCCTGGGCTCCCAGAAGGCGGTTATAGGACAGCCAGCCAAGGTAAGAGGTTTAAAAGGTGATGGTTTTGGTTATGGTTTGGGTGTAAGGGTACAATCCCCTCTTGGCCCTATTAGGATTGACTATGGGGTTAATGATAGGGGGGATAGCCGCATCCACTTTGGGGTTGGTGAAAGGTTTTAA